The genomic region TCTCCGCAGGCCATCGATGCCGCGATTCAGCGGACGCTGGAGTCCTTCGAGGTGCCCGGCATCGCCGTCGCCGTCGTGAAGGACGGCAAGGTGGTGTTGGCGAAGGGCTATGGCGTGCGGAAGCAGGGTGAGCGCACGCCGGTGACGCCGGACACGTTGTTCGGCATCGCCTCCAACACCAAGGCCTTCACCGCGGCGGCGCTGGCCATGCTCGTGGATGAGGGGAAGCTCCAGTGGGATGACCGCGTCATCGACCACCTGCCCTCGTTCCAGATGCATGACTCGTACGTCACGCGCGAGCTGACCGTGCGTGACTTGCTGGTGCACCGAAGCGGCCTGGGGCTGGGGGCCGGCGACCTGCTCTACTTCCCGCAGTCGACGTTCACCGAGGAGGAGATTGTCACCCGCCTGCGGCGCATCCCTCCGGCGAGCAGCTTCCGCAGCAAGTATGCGTACGACAACATCCTCTACCTCGTGGCGGGGAAGGTCATCGAGAAGGCGAGCGGGAAGAGCTGGGGCGCCTTCATGCGCGAGCGCATCTTCACGCCGCTGGGGATGCGGACCAGCAACACCAGCGTGACGGCCTTCCGCGCGGGCGCCAACGTGGCCATGCCGCACGCGAAGGCGGATGGAGTGCTGAAGGCCATTGCCCCGGTGCCCTTCGACAACAACGCGCCGGCGGGTGGCATCAACTCCAGCGTCAATGAGCTGTCGCGGTGGATGCTCGCGCAGCTGGAGCGTGGAGTGGTTCCGGGCACGGAGGGGAAGAAGCGTCTCTTCAGCGAGGAGCAGTCGAGGGAGATGTGGTCGGCGCAGACGGTGCTGCCCATCCGCGAGCCGTCGAAGGCGCTCGCCGCGACGCGCGCGAACTTCTCGGCGTACGGGCTCGGCTGGTCGCTGCGCGACTACCGGGGCTACAAGCTGGTGGGGCACACGGGAGGGCTGCCGGGCTACGTGTCGCGCGTGGTGCTCGTCCCGGAATTGCGGCTGGGCATCGCCGTGCTGACGAACCAGGAGGAGCGCGGTGGGTACGAGGCCCCCACGTGGACGTTGCTGGACGCGTACCTGGGGGCTCCGGCCACGGACTGGGTCGCCGCGTTCAAGGCGGATGACGTGGAGCGGGAGGCGAAGGCGCAGGCGAAGGTGGCGGCGGCGAACTCGGGACGGAATGCGCAGTCGAAGCCGTCGCTGCCCATGGACGCCTACGTGGGGAAGTACCGGGACGCCTGGTACGGCGACGTGGCCATCTCGAAGGAAGGGGAGAAGTGGGTCCTCCGCTTCAGCCGCACGCCCGCGCTCACTGGAACGCTGGAGCATTGGCAGTACGACACCTTCGTGGCGAAGTGGAAGGACCGCACGCTGAACGCGGATGCGTACGTGTCATTCTCCCTGAAGCCGGATGGCTCCATCGGTGAGATGCGGATGCAGCCCGTGTCTCCGCTCACCGACTTCAGCTACGACTTCCAGGACCTGCTCTTCACGCCCGTGAAGGAGGATGCCGCCGGGGCTGTCGCACGTCCCGTGCACTGAAGCAGGCCGCTCGACCGGCACTTGCCGCGCATCCGCCAGCCGGGCGCGCCGGACTTCCGTGAAGGCTGGATTCGTGAGGCCGTGACATGCCCCAGTTCGAGGCAGAA from Pyxidicoccus trucidator harbors:
- a CDS encoding serine hydrolase; translated protein: MRYALALLLVVLSFTPALAQVPEASPQAIDAAIQRTLESFEVPGIAVAVVKDGKVVLAKGYGVRKQGERTPVTPDTLFGIASNTKAFTAAALAMLVDEGKLQWDDRVIDHLPSFQMHDSYVTRELTVRDLLVHRSGLGLGAGDLLYFPQSTFTEEEIVTRLRRIPPASSFRSKYAYDNILYLVAGKVIEKASGKSWGAFMRERIFTPLGMRTSNTSVTAFRAGANVAMPHAKADGVLKAIAPVPFDNNAPAGGINSSVNELSRWMLAQLERGVVPGTEGKKRLFSEEQSREMWSAQTVLPIREPSKALAATRANFSAYGLGWSLRDYRGYKLVGHTGGLPGYVSRVVLVPELRLGIAVLTNQEERGGYEAPTWTLLDAYLGAPATDWVAAFKADDVEREAKAQAKVAAANSGRNAQSKPSLPMDAYVGKYRDAWYGDVAISKEGEKWVLRFSRTPALTGTLEHWQYDTFVAKWKDRTLNADAYVSFSLKPDGSIGEMRMQPVSPLTDFSYDFQDLLFTPVKEDAAGAVARPVH